The proteins below come from a single Saccharophagus degradans 2-40 genomic window:
- the uxuA gene encoding mannonate dehydratase, with amino-acid sequence MQETWRWFGPNDSISLQKIAQAGATGIVSSLHHVPTGALWQLEEIEAQKKIIEDAGLEWSVIESIPVHNDIKTRTGNFQEYIENYKQSVINAGKAGVKTICYNFMPVVDWTRTNLSYRLPNASQALRFEMTDFAAYDVYLLQRENAAADYSEEVLNRAKARFDAMDETEKDLLEKNIIAGLPGGEGSYTRDTIREAIQQFIDLGTEGFRNHMFEFLREIIPAAESVGVKMCIHPDDPPFSLFGLPRVVSTADDARKLLNAVPSPSNGLTLCAGSYGARGDNDLVGMAKEFGDRIYFVHLRNVKREPDGSFYEADHLDGDNDMVGLVNALLCEERRRHAAGETNCAIPMRPDHGHLMADELNLPDVKPGYSYTGRMKGLAELRGVIHALEVLQRQHAL; translated from the coding sequence ATGCAAGAAACTTGGCGTTGGTTTGGCCCAAACGATTCAATTTCTCTTCAAAAAATAGCCCAAGCCGGTGCCACAGGCATTGTTAGCTCGTTGCATCACGTTCCTACTGGCGCGCTTTGGCAACTTGAAGAAATAGAAGCACAGAAAAAAATCATTGAAGATGCTGGCTTAGAATGGTCAGTAATTGAAAGCATTCCTGTGCACAACGATATAAAAACTCGTACCGGTAATTTTCAGGAATATATCGAAAATTATAAGCAGTCCGTTATTAACGCCGGTAAAGCAGGCGTTAAAACTATTTGCTATAACTTTATGCCGGTTGTGGATTGGACCCGCACCAATCTTTCTTACCGCCTACCTAACGCGAGCCAAGCGCTGCGTTTTGAAATGACTGATTTTGCCGCCTACGACGTTTACCTTTTACAACGCGAGAATGCTGCGGCAGATTACTCTGAAGAAGTATTAAACCGTGCAAAAGCCCGGTTTGACGCAATGGACGAGACCGAAAAGGACCTATTGGAAAAAAACATTATTGCGGGTTTACCCGGTGGTGAAGGCTCTTATACACGCGACACAATCAGAGAGGCCATTCAACAATTTATTGATTTAGGCACCGAAGGTTTTCGCAATCATATGTTCGAGTTTTTACGCGAAATTATTCCTGCGGCAGAAAGTGTGGGTGTAAAAATGTGTATCCACCCAGATGATCCACCCTTTTCTCTATTTGGGTTGCCTCGTGTTGTTTCAACAGCAGACGATGCTCGCAAGCTATTAAATGCTGTACCTAGCCCATCTAACGGGTTAACACTTTGTGCCGGTTCCTACGGAGCTAGAGGCGATAACGATTTAGTTGGTATGGCAAAAGAATTTGGCGACCGAATTTACTTTGTACATTTGCGTAACGTTAAGCGCGAACCAGATGGTTCGTTTTACGAAGCTGATCACCTAGATGGCGATAACGATATGGTTGGCCTGGTCAACGCCTTGCTATGCGAAGAACGCAGACGCCATGCCGCGGGCGAAACGAATTGCGCAATCCCTATGCGCCCGGACCACGGCCACCTAATGGCTGACGAGCTTAACCTACCCGACGTAAAACCCGGTTACTCGTACACTGGGCGCATGAAAGGACTGGCTGAGTTACGCGGCGTTATCCATG
- a CDS encoding NAD(P) transhydrogenase subunit alpha, producing the protein MKLVIGVVRESALGESRVAIAPDVVQKLNKLGVQVVMQQGAGASAFLPDEKYKQDNVTLVESAADVYAKANLFIRVQTPSLDEIAQMPEGSYLLGALTPHKHLAEIKALADKKITCWATEYIPRISRAQSMDTLSSQAAVAGYVGVVKAAGLSAKFFPMLTTAAGTVRPAKVLVLGAGVAGLQAIATAKRLGAVVEAYDIRPETKEQCESLGAKFIDTGVNAAGEGGYARELTAEEVVKQTEIVDQHIAKADAVITTAAIPGRPSPKLISASAVAKMQPGAVIIDLASEGGGNCELTKPGEIYQHEGVVICGELNVPAQLAVHASEMFSKNLFNFISPWLKDAQLVVDWEDEIISQSCLVKEGEVVNSRIQTLLGGGA; encoded by the coding sequence ATGAAACTGGTAATTGGGGTTGTACGAGAAAGTGCTCTGGGAGAATCCCGAGTAGCAATTGCGCCGGATGTTGTGCAAAAACTTAATAAACTAGGTGTTCAGGTTGTTATGCAGCAGGGCGCTGGTGCGTCGGCTTTTTTGCCAGACGAAAAATACAAGCAAGATAATGTAACGCTGGTAGAAAGTGCGGCAGATGTATACGCCAAAGCGAATTTATTCATTCGTGTACAAACTCCTTCACTCGATGAAATAGCGCAAATGCCTGAGGGCAGCTATTTGCTGGGCGCGTTGACGCCTCATAAACACCTAGCAGAAATTAAAGCGTTAGCAGATAAAAAAATAACCTGCTGGGCAACCGAATATATTCCGCGTATTTCAAGAGCGCAAAGTATGGATACGCTCTCTTCTCAGGCGGCGGTGGCTGGTTATGTTGGCGTTGTAAAAGCCGCGGGCTTAAGTGCGAAATTTTTTCCAATGCTAACAACCGCTGCGGGCACTGTGCGGCCAGCCAAAGTATTGGTATTGGGTGCTGGTGTTGCTGGCCTGCAGGCTATAGCAACGGCTAAACGCTTAGGTGCGGTTGTGGAGGCGTACGATATTCGTCCCGAAACCAAAGAGCAGTGCGAATCGTTAGGCGCTAAGTTTATTGATACTGGTGTGAATGCAGCAGGTGAGGGCGGCTATGCTCGTGAGCTGACTGCAGAGGAAGTTGTCAAGCAAACAGAAATTGTTGATCAACATATTGCGAAAGCCGATGCTGTTATCACAACAGCTGCTATTCCTGGTCGACCTTCGCCTAAATTAATTAGCGCGAGTGCAGTAGCGAAAATGCAACCCGGTGCGGTGATTATCGACTTGGCTTCTGAGGGCGGTGGTAACTGTGAGCTGACTAAACCCGGTGAAATTTACCAGCATGAAGGTGTTGTTATTTGTGGTGAATTGAATGTGCCAGCACAGCTAGCGGTACATGCATCGGAAATGTTTAGTAAAAATTTATTTAACTTTATTTCCCCTTGGTTAAAAGACGCACAGCTAGTAGTAGATTGGGAAGATGAAATTATTTCTCAGTCCTGCTTGGTTAAAGAGGGCGAAGTAGTAAATAGCCGTATACAAACTCTGTTAGGAGGTGGGGCATGA
- a CDS encoding NAD(P) transhydrogenase subunit alpha: MIEGLVALYIFSLAAFTGYEVISKVPVILHTPLMSGSNFVHGIVLVGAMVTMGHAQGALELTIGFVGVFLAAGNAVGGYVVTDRMLEMFKSSKKENS, encoded by the coding sequence ATGATTGAAGGTCTGGTAGCGTTATATATTTTTAGCTTGGCTGCTTTTACTGGGTATGAAGTAATTTCTAAAGTACCTGTTATTTTGCATACGCCTTTAATGTCTGGTTCTAACTTTGTACACGGTATTGTACTTGTAGGTGCAATGGTAACGATGGGGCATGCGCAAGGTGCGCTTGAGCTTACCATTGGTTTTGTTGGTGTTTTTCTGGCCGCGGGCAACGCCGTTGGTGGTTACGTGGTTACAGATCGCATGTTAGAAATGTTTAAGTCCTCCAAAAAGGAGAATAGTTAA